The Microlunatus antarcticus genome window below encodes:
- a CDS encoding M16 family metallopeptidase: protein MVSERMASSRTFCVGIYAGVGSRQETAARHGASHFLEHVLFKGTRRRTAEQISAAVESRGGELNAYTTKEYTCFYARVLAADADLATDVLTDMVSESRVRTADVDAERAVILDEIAMHADDPGEVVAEQVADAVFAGSGLGKMVIGSPASIEAMSRDTVVRHWRQHYRPGNLVVAAAGDVDHDRLVEQVAALDAMPQPGAGPRPDVPTPDTGLTGLVVTRRKVEQVQAVLAYRSGGLFDDRRYASGLLATVLGGGMASRLFVEVRERRGLTYGIDAGETTYSDAGMWSVEFACAPERLGPILDVVRGQLDAVAEHGVTATELADAKTQMRGQTVLSYEGPSSRMGRLGTTALLRDERSLDDVLAHYDAVTPDELRAEAGRIFGSRPTLGLVGPKVPAAATRPWA from the coding sequence GTGGTCAGCGAGCGCATGGCGTCCAGCCGCACCTTCTGCGTGGGGATCTACGCCGGCGTGGGCTCACGGCAGGAGACCGCCGCGCGCCACGGGGCCTCGCACTTCCTCGAGCACGTGCTGTTCAAGGGCACGCGACGGCGTACGGCGGAGCAGATCTCGGCCGCCGTGGAGTCGCGCGGCGGCGAGCTGAACGCGTACACCACGAAGGAGTACACGTGCTTTTACGCGCGTGTGCTGGCCGCTGACGCCGATCTCGCGACCGACGTGCTGACCGACATGGTCAGCGAGTCGAGGGTCCGTACGGCCGACGTCGACGCCGAGCGCGCCGTCATCCTCGACGAGATCGCCATGCACGCCGACGACCCCGGCGAGGTCGTGGCCGAGCAGGTCGCCGACGCCGTCTTCGCGGGGTCGGGGCTCGGCAAGATGGTCATCGGCTCGCCCGCCTCCATCGAGGCGATGTCGCGCGACACGGTCGTCCGCCACTGGCGTCAGCACTACCGGCCCGGCAACCTCGTCGTCGCCGCGGCCGGGGACGTCGACCACGACCGGCTCGTCGAGCAGGTCGCGGCGCTCGACGCCATGCCGCAGCCCGGCGCGGGGCCACGACCCGACGTCCCCACTCCCGACACGGGCCTCACCGGGCTCGTGGTGACGCGCCGCAAGGTCGAGCAGGTGCAGGCCGTCCTCGCCTACCGCTCCGGCGGCCTCTTCGACGACCGGCGCTACGCCTCGGGCCTGCTGGCCACCGTCCTCGGTGGGGGGATGGCGTCGCGGCTGTTCGTCGAGGTCCGGGAACGGCGCGGGCTGACGTACGGCATCGACGCGGGGGAGACCACCTACTCCGACGCGGGGATGTGGAGCGTCGAGTTCGCCTGCGCGCCGGAGCGGCTCGGGCCGATCCTCGACGTGGTGCGCGGCCAGCTCGACGCGGTGGCCGAGCACGGCGTCACCGCCACCGAGCTCGCCGACGCCAAGACCCAGATGCGCGGCCAGACGGTGCTGTCGTACGAGGGCCCCTCCAGCCGGATGGGCCGGCTCGGCACGACCGCCCTGCTGCGCGACGAGCGTTCCCTGGACGACGTCCTCGCCCACTACGACGCCGTCACCCCCGACGAGCTGCGCGCGGAGGCGGGCCGCATCTTCGGCTCCCGCCCGACCCTCGGCCTCGTCGGTCCCAAGGTCCCCGCGGCCGCGACCCGTCCCTGGGCCTGA
- the dapB gene encoding 4-hydroxy-tetrahydrodipicolinate reductase yields MKVAVLGARGRMGAEVCRAVEAAEDLELVAALDADDDRAPAEAADVAVDFTHPDAVMDNLTWCVQRGIGVVVGTTGFTPERLGRVNELLGHHPGVGVLVAANFSVGAVLMMHFAEQAAAFYESVEIIELHHPGKADAPSGTAAATAARVADARVAAGLGAPPDATSSGLEGARGARADGIAVHSVRLRGLVAHQEVLFGSEGETLTIRHDSLDRVSFMPGVLAAVRALPGTPGLTVGIESVLGLA; encoded by the coding sequence ATCAAGGTCGCCGTGCTCGGCGCCCGCGGGCGCATGGGCGCCGAGGTCTGCCGGGCCGTCGAGGCCGCCGAGGACCTCGAGCTGGTCGCCGCGCTCGACGCCGACGACGACCGGGCTCCGGCCGAGGCCGCGGACGTCGCCGTGGACTTCACCCACCCGGACGCCGTGATGGACAACCTCACCTGGTGCGTCCAGCGGGGGATCGGGGTCGTGGTCGGCACGACCGGCTTCACCCCCGAACGTCTCGGCCGCGTGAACGAGCTCCTCGGCCACCACCCGGGCGTCGGCGTGCTCGTCGCCGCGAACTTCTCCGTCGGGGCCGTGCTGATGATGCACTTCGCCGAGCAGGCGGCCGCGTTCTACGAGAGCGTCGAGATCATCGAGCTCCACCACCCCGGCAAGGCCGACGCCCCGTCCGGCACGGCCGCCGCCACCGCGGCCCGCGTCGCCGACGCCCGTGTGGCCGCCGGCCTGGGCGCACCCCCGGACGCGACCTCCTCGGGGCTCGAGGGCGCCCGCGGGGCCCGCGCGGACGGCATCGCCGTCCACAGCGTCCGTCTCCGCGGGCTCGTCGCCCACCAGGAGGTCCTCTTCGGCTCCGAGGGCGAGACCCTGACCATCCGGCACGACTCGCTCGACCGGGTCTCCTTCATGCCCGGGGTGCTGGCCGCGGTCCGCGCCCTGCCGGGCACCCCCGGCCTGACGGTCGGCATCGAGTCCGTGCTGGGCCTCGCGTGA
- a CDS encoding LmeA family phospholipid-binding protein: MSGALPGHLAGRGQRGAAGVRFAIVFVVLAAVLAVAFYGVDAYAHSRVEREVATQLQSELGTPQAPAVEVLGRPFLTQVAARRLGEVHVVADDVGQGNDSVLPIDHVDMTLRDVTTTDWWKTMNVARADGTALVAYDALQRAAGVPLTYAGGGRFTLEGNQRLYGLTVQAKITGRLALDEAKQTVSLADPTVEVAGYTLPDVVAQQLIKAVVQPIPLEGVPFDLQVTSVDAQDDGLHVGLSGTDLPIRR, encoded by the coding sequence GTGAGCGGCGCACTCCCGGGGCACCTGGCGGGCCGGGGCCAGCGGGGAGCGGCCGGCGTCCGCTTCGCCATCGTCTTCGTCGTCCTCGCCGCGGTGCTCGCGGTCGCCTTCTACGGCGTCGACGCGTACGCCCACTCCCGCGTCGAGCGGGAGGTCGCCACGCAGCTGCAGAGCGAGCTGGGGACGCCGCAGGCCCCGGCCGTCGAGGTGCTCGGTCGCCCGTTCCTCACGCAGGTCGCCGCCCGCCGGCTCGGCGAGGTGCACGTCGTGGCCGACGACGTCGGGCAGGGCAACGACAGCGTGCTGCCCATCGACCACGTCGACATGACGCTGCGCGACGTCACGACCACCGACTGGTGGAAGACGATGAACGTCGCCCGCGCCGACGGGACCGCCCTGGTCGCGTACGACGCGCTCCAGCGGGCGGCGGGCGTCCCCCTCACCTACGCGGGCGGCGGGCGCTTCACCCTCGAGGGCAACCAGCGGCTGTACGGGCTGACGGTCCAGGCCAAGATCACCGGCCGCCTCGCGCTGGACGAGGCCAAGCAGACCGTGTCGTTGGCCGACCCGACGGTCGAGGTCGCGGGCTACACGCTGCCCGACGTGGTGGCGCAGCAGCTGATCAAGGCGGTCGTGCAGCCGATCCCGCTCGAGGGCGTCCCCTTCGACCTGCAGGTGACGTCGGTCGACGCCCAGGACGACGGGCTCCACGTCGGGCTCAGCGGGACGGACCTCCCGATCCGGCGCTGA
- a CDS encoding GNAT family N-acetyltransferase — protein MPQPAQVADSVRLAWPTEAPSISAVQRRGWLGLPAPLADSLLTGVDEPAMVQAWEQVIARPADARQRVLVAVGSDRLVGFATTGPSEDVDAETGVDGEVDQFWVDPPAQRRGHGSRLLNACADTLRADGFGHARWWVLAEDVVLRRFLADAGWEADGATRSIGSEDGTVRIDQLRLHTSLAAEDGA, from the coding sequence GTGCCGCAGCCCGCGCAGGTCGCCGACTCCGTCCGGCTGGCCTGGCCCACGGAGGCCCCCTCGATCTCGGCCGTGCAGCGGCGCGGATGGCTCGGCCTGCCGGCGCCGCTGGCCGACTCCCTGCTGACCGGGGTCGACGAGCCGGCCATGGTGCAGGCGTGGGAGCAGGTGATCGCCCGCCCGGCCGACGCACGTCAGCGCGTGCTGGTGGCGGTCGGGAGCGACCGGCTGGTCGGCTTCGCCACGACGGGACCCTCGGAGGACGTCGACGCCGAGACGGGCGTGGACGGGGAGGTGGACCAGTTCTGGGTCGACCCGCCGGCCCAGCGTCGCGGGCACGGGTCACGCCTGCTGAACGCCTGCGCCGACACGCTGCGGGCGGACGGCTTCGGCCACGCGCGCTGGTGGGTGCTGGCCGAGGACGTCGTGCTGCGCCGCTTCCTCGCCGACGCCGGCTGGGAGGCGGACGGCGCCACCCGGTCGATCGGCTCCGAGGACGGCACGGTCCGCATCGACCAGCTGCGCCTGCACACCAGCCTGGCCGCCGAGGACGGCGCCTGA
- a CDS encoding sugar porter family MFS transporter, with product MAADTEPETTTRGREGSSPPDATQGVSQALTGRMLMAAVVSAISALLYGYDTGIISGALLQIRRDFSTGSGMEQVIAASILFGAVLGAFACSQLSERRGRRTTILIVSGVFVVGTLLCSVAPSAPTLSLARIVLGFAVGGATQVVPMYVAELAPARKRGRLVLTFQLGIGVGIVLATLVGATEASPWRVSVGAAAVPAAIMLLLMLRLPESPRWLVKADRRDDAREALRGVREEGSDLDAELDEIVGLEKEERSAGRDNRGWRGLRKPWVRPALVVGCGIALFTQLSGIEMIIYYAPTILTDNGFSESAALRVSLALGVTYLVMMIVGLAIVDKVGRRRLTLIMVPGAALALAVLGGLFVTGHDGRGDIPVIVACLVVFMFFNAGGLQLMGWLTGSEIYPLGVRSAGTSAQSMTLWTTNMLITLTVLTMIEGIGVGPTMWVYAGFNVAAWIFVLLRMPELTGHSLEDIEGRLREGRFTPKDFAAKG from the coding sequence ATGGCCGCGGACACCGAGCCGGAGACCACCACGCGGGGTCGGGAGGGCTCGTCCCCGCCCGACGCCACCCAGGGCGTCTCCCAGGCGCTGACCGGCCGGATGCTGATGGCCGCCGTGGTGTCGGCCATCTCGGCCCTGCTCTACGGCTACGACACCGGCATCATCTCGGGCGCTCTGCTGCAGATCCGCCGCGACTTCTCCACCGGCAGCGGCATGGAGCAGGTCATCGCGGCCAGCATCCTCTTCGGGGCGGTGCTCGGGGCGTTCGCCTGCAGCCAGCTGTCCGAGCGGCGGGGGCGGCGGACGACGATCCTCATCGTGTCCGGCGTCTTCGTCGTCGGCACCCTGCTCTGCTCGGTCGCGCCGAGCGCGCCGACCCTCTCGCTGGCCCGGATCGTGCTCGGGTTCGCGGTCGGCGGCGCGACCCAGGTCGTGCCGATGTACGTGGCGGAGCTGGCCCCGGCCCGCAAGCGCGGGCGCCTGGTCCTGACGTTCCAGCTGGGCATCGGCGTCGGCATCGTCCTGGCCACCCTGGTCGGCGCGACCGAGGCCTCGCCGTGGCGGGTCTCGGTCGGGGCGGCGGCGGTGCCGGCCGCGATCATGCTCCTGCTCATGCTGCGGCTCCCGGAGAGCCCGCGCTGGCTGGTCAAGGCCGACCGGCGCGACGACGCGCGGGAGGCGCTGCGCGGCGTGCGCGAGGAGGGCAGCGACCTGGACGCCGAGCTCGACGAGATCGTCGGGCTCGAGAAGGAGGAGCGCTCGGCCGGCCGGGACAACCGGGGCTGGCGCGGCCTGCGCAAGCCGTGGGTCCGCCCGGCGCTCGTCGTCGGCTGCGGGATCGCCCTCTTCACCCAGCTCAGCGGCATCGAGATGATCATCTACTACGCGCCGACGATCCTCACCGACAACGGGTTCTCCGAGAGCGCCGCGCTGCGCGTCAGCCTCGCCCTGGGCGTCACGTACCTGGTGATGATGATCGTCGGGCTCGCGATCGTCGACAAGGTGGGACGTCGGCGGCTGACGCTGATCATGGTGCCGGGCGCGGCCCTGGCCCTCGCGGTCCTGGGCGGGCTGTTCGTGACCGGCCACGACGGGCGCGGCGACATCCCGGTGATCGTCGCCTGCCTCGTGGTGTTCATGTTCTTCAACGCCGGCGGGCTGCAGCTGATGGGCTGGCTGACGGGCTCGGAGATCTACCCGCTGGGCGTGCGCAGCGCCGGGACCAGTGCGCAGTCGATGACGCTGTGGACCACGAACATGCTGATCACGCTCACCGTGCTGACCATGATCGAGGGGATCGGGGTCGGGCCGACCATGTGGGTCTACGCGGGCTTCAACGTCGCGGCCTGGATCTTCGTCCTGCTCCGCATGCCCGAGCTGACCGGGCACAGCCTGGAGGACATCGAGGGCCGCCTGCGGGAGGGCCGGTTCACCCCGAAGGACTTCGCGGCGAAGGGCTGA
- a CDS encoding ribonuclease J produces MVRLPPPVGSVDVAASRLHNPPPLSRSAMRVTPLGGLGDIGRNMTVVEYHGQLLIVDCGVLFPEDNHPGVDLILPGFGAIADRLGDVVGLVLTHGHEDHIGAVPYLLKQRPDIPLIGSKLTLALLREKFKEHRLRNTVELVVTDGEQTQVGAFDLEFVAVNHSIPDAFAVAISTEAGRILHTGDFKMDQLPLDGRLTDLRAFARLGEAGVDLFMVDSTNAEVPGFTTPERDIAPALDRVFDKSKQRVIVACFASHVHRVQQVLDSAVAHGRKVVYVGRSMVRNMGVARDLGYLKVPANTLIEMRDIENFRPEDVVIVCTGSQGEPMSALSRMAASEHPVIDLKPGDTVVLASSLIPGNENSVYRVINGLTRLGAKVVHKGNAMVHVSGHASAGELLYCYNIVKPRNVMPVHGEARHLVANAELAIQTGIPRTRTILAEDGAVIDLERGKASVVGKVDAGYIFVDGTTVGDISEAALTDRKILGEEGFISVVAVVDTRSRKVITGPDIHARGFVEGDKIFDPVRPRITEALEAALADGTDDAYALQQVIRRRLGRWVNDTHRRRPMIVPVVVLT; encoded by the coding sequence ATGGTGCGTCTGCCGCCACCGGTAGGGTCGGTCGACGTGGCTGCCTCCCGTCTGCACAACCCCCCGCCCCTCTCGCGGTCCGCCATGCGCGTCACCCCGCTCGGCGGGCTCGGCGACATCGGGCGCAACATGACGGTCGTCGAGTACCACGGCCAGCTGCTGATCGTGGACTGCGGCGTCCTCTTCCCCGAGGACAACCACCCCGGGGTCGACCTGATCCTGCCCGGCTTCGGCGCAATCGCCGACCGCCTGGGCGACGTCGTCGGACTGGTGCTCACGCACGGGCACGAGGACCACATCGGTGCCGTGCCCTACCTGCTCAAGCAGCGCCCGGACATCCCGCTCATCGGCTCCAAGCTGACGCTCGCGCTGCTGCGCGAGAAGTTCAAGGAGCACCGCCTGCGCAACACCGTCGAGCTCGTCGTGACCGACGGCGAGCAGACCCAGGTCGGCGCCTTCGACCTCGAGTTCGTCGCCGTCAACCACTCGATCCCCGACGCCTTCGCCGTGGCGATCAGCACCGAGGCCGGCCGCATCCTGCACACCGGTGACTTCAAGATGGACCAGCTCCCGCTCGACGGCCGGCTGACCGACCTGCGCGCGTTCGCGCGGCTGGGCGAGGCCGGGGTGGACCTGTTCATGGTCGACTCGACCAACGCCGAGGTCCCCGGCTTCACGACGCCCGAACGGGACATCGCCCCCGCGCTGGACCGCGTGTTCGACAAGAGCAAGCAGCGCGTGATCGTCGCCTGCTTCGCCTCCCACGTGCACCGCGTGCAGCAGGTGCTCGACTCCGCGGTCGCCCACGGTCGCAAGGTCGTCTACGTCGGGCGCTCCATGGTCCGGAACATGGGCGTCGCACGCGACCTCGGCTACCTCAAGGTCCCCGCGAACACGCTCATCGAGATGCGCGACATCGAGAACTTCAGGCCCGAGGACGTCGTCATCGTCTGCACCGGGTCGCAGGGCGAGCCGATGTCGGCCCTCTCCCGGATGGCCGCCAGCGAGCACCCGGTGATCGACCTGAAGCCGGGTGACACGGTCGTCCTGGCCAGCTCCCTGATCCCGGGCAACGAGAACTCGGTCTACCGCGTGATCAACGGGCTCACCCGCCTCGGCGCGAAGGTGGTGCACAAGGGCAACGCGATGGTCCACGTGTCCGGGCACGCCAGCGCCGGCGAGCTCCTGTACTGCTACAACATCGTCAAGCCCCGCAACGTGATGCCCGTGCACGGCGAGGCCCGCCACCTGGTGGCCAACGCCGAGCTCGCCATCCAGACCGGGATCCCGCGCACGCGGACGATCCTGGCCGAGGACGGCGCGGTCATCGACCTGGAGCGGGGCAAGGCGTCTGTCGTCGGCAAGGTCGACGCCGGCTACATCTTCGTGGACGGGACGACGGTCGGCGACATCTCCGAGGCCGCGCTCACCGACCGCAAGATCCTCGGCGAGGAGGGCTTCATCTCCGTCGTCGCGGTCGTGGACACCCGCAGCCGCAAGGTGATCACCGGCCCCGACATCCACGCCCGGGGCTTCGTGGAGGGCGACAAGATCTTCGACCCCGTCCGCCCGCGGATCACCGAGGCCCTCGAGGCCGCGCTCGCCGACGGCACCGACGACGCGTACGCGCTGCAGCAGGTGATCCGGCGCCGGCTGGGCCGCTGGGTCAACGACACCCACCGCCGCCGCCCGATGATCGTGCCGGTCGTCGTCCTGACCTGA
- the rpmB gene encoding 50S ribosomal protein L28 codes for MAAVCDVCGKRPGFGHNKPWSKKKTNRRWDPNIQTVSAALSGRAKRINACTSCIKAGKVAVAS; via the coding sequence GTGGCTGCGGTGTGCGACGTGTGCGGCAAGAGGCCTGGCTTCGGCCACAACAAGCCTTGGTCGAAGAAGAAGACCAACCGGCGGTGGGACCCGAACATCCAGACCGTCAGCGCGGCCCTGTCCGGCCGGGCCAAGCGGATCAACGCCTGCACCTCGTGCATCAAGGCCGGCAAGGTCGCCGTCGCGAGCTGA
- a CDS encoding ATP-dependent DNA helicase RecG yields MRPADAVWRTPTFRQLDARLDTLVGGRTATQLEGLRLRTVGDLLHLVPRKYFSGTELSDLSTLEPDEEVAVLAEVRTVRAHNLPSAGQHTGRKPRLEVVVTDRRGYLTLTFFGTPHLIRYWQNDLTPGARGIFAGKVRIFNQTLQLAHPDFVILGDDGSVVGGAARNEDMAKITGSALVPIYPQTGKLRTWTIGSCIGLALDAVAGRADPLPEVIRAEAEVVEQGEAFRAVHRPDDRHRAEQGLERLRFDEAFALQLTMARRRADAATHGSTPRPRRPGGLLEAFDARLPFVLTAGQVEIGELLFSEIARTVPMQRLLQGEVGSGKTLVALRAMLAVVDAGGQAALLAPTEVLATQHRHTITRMLGDLAEAGTLGAAEHATGVVLLTGSLGAARRREALAQVASGAAGLVVGTHALLSEDVAFADLGLVVVDEQHRFGVEQRAALGAKASARPHVLVMTATPIPRSVAMTVFGDLETSTLRELPAGRADVSTVVVDVRRQPTWVDRAWDRVREEVAAGRQAYVVCARISSTKDKVKDAASGSSEVLGDDFAPEDAPPAAAVEDLYAELSTGALSGVAVEMLHGQLPSEEKDAVMGRFAAGETDVLVATTVIEVGVDVPNATVMVICDADRFGISQLHQLRGRIGRGGHTGVCLLLTQAEPGTPARERLAAVAGTRDGFALAEVDLEQRREGDVLGSSQSGRRSSLRLLRVLDDGDLIAHARDLAARCVADPDLADDPGLSDIVTDVERRAAGDWLERT; encoded by the coding sequence GTGCGTCCCGCGGACGCGGTGTGGCGGACCCCGACGTTCCGGCAGCTCGACGCCCGCCTCGACACGCTCGTCGGCGGACGCACCGCCACGCAGCTCGAGGGCCTGCGCCTCCGGACGGTCGGCGACCTGCTGCACCTCGTGCCCCGCAAGTACTTCTCCGGCACGGAGCTGTCCGACCTCTCGACGCTGGAGCCGGACGAGGAGGTGGCCGTGCTGGCGGAGGTCCGCACCGTGCGCGCCCACAACCTGCCCAGCGCGGGCCAGCACACGGGTCGTAAGCCCCGGCTCGAGGTCGTGGTCACCGACCGCCGCGGCTACCTCACGCTGACGTTCTTCGGCACCCCGCACCTGATCCGCTACTGGCAGAACGACCTCACCCCGGGCGCCCGCGGCATTTTCGCGGGCAAGGTGCGCATCTTCAACCAGACCCTCCAGCTGGCGCACCCCGACTTCGTGATCCTCGGCGACGACGGCTCGGTGGTCGGGGGAGCGGCGCGCAACGAGGACATGGCCAAGATCACCGGCAGCGCGCTGGTGCCCATCTACCCCCAGACCGGCAAGCTCCGGACCTGGACGATCGGTTCCTGCATCGGGCTGGCCCTGGACGCGGTGGCCGGTCGGGCGGACCCGCTGCCCGAGGTGATCCGGGCCGAGGCCGAGGTGGTCGAGCAGGGCGAGGCGTTCCGGGCCGTGCACCGGCCGGACGACCGCCACCGGGCCGAGCAGGGCCTGGAGCGGCTGCGCTTCGACGAGGCCTTCGCGCTGCAGCTGACCATGGCGCGGCGCCGGGCCGACGCGGCGACGCATGGGTCGACCCCGCGACCGCGGCGTCCCGGCGGGCTCCTGGAGGCGTTCGACGCGCGTCTGCCGTTCGTCCTGACCGCCGGTCAGGTCGAGATCGGGGAGCTGCTGTTCTCCGAGATCGCGCGCACCGTCCCCATGCAGCGGCTGCTGCAGGGCGAGGTCGGCTCGGGCAAGACCCTGGTCGCCCTGCGGGCGATGCTCGCGGTCGTCGACGCCGGGGGCCAGGCGGCGCTGCTCGCGCCCACCGAGGTCCTGGCCACGCAGCACCGGCACACGATCACGCGGATGCTCGGCGACCTGGCCGAGGCCGGGACGCTCGGCGCCGCCGAGCACGCGACCGGCGTCGTCCTGCTCACCGGGTCGCTCGGCGCGGCCCGTCGGCGGGAGGCGCTGGCCCAGGTCGCCTCCGGTGCGGCCGGCCTCGTGGTCGGGACCCACGCGCTGCTCAGCGAGGACGTCGCCTTCGCCGACCTGGGCCTGGTCGTGGTCGACGAGCAGCACCGCTTCGGCGTCGAGCAGCGCGCCGCTCTGGGCGCCAAGGCGAGCGCACGCCCCCACGTCCTGGTCATGACCGCGACCCCCATCCCGCGCTCGGTGGCGATGACCGTGTTCGGCGACCTGGAGACCTCGACCCTGCGCGAGCTGCCGGCGGGGCGCGCCGACGTGAGCACCGTGGTGGTGGACGTACGCCGCCAGCCCACGTGGGTGGACCGGGCCTGGGACCGGGTCCGCGAGGAGGTCGCGGCGGGCCGGCAGGCGTACGTCGTCTGCGCGCGGATCTCCTCGACCAAGGACAAGGTGAAGGACGCGGCCAGCGGGAGCAGCGAGGTCCTCGGCGACGACTTCGCCCCCGAGGACGCCCCGCCGGCCGCCGCGGTCGAAGACCTGTACGCGGAGCTGTCGACGGGCGCGCTGTCCGGCGTCGCCGTGGAGATGCTCCACGGCCAGCTGCCGAGCGAGGAGAAGGACGCGGTCATGGGCCGGTTCGCGGCGGGGGAGACCGACGTCCTCGTGGCGACCACGGTGATCGAGGTGGGCGTCGACGTCCCGAACGCGACCGTCATGGTCATCTGCGACGCCGACCGCTTCGGCATCTCCCAGCTCCACCAGCTCCGCGGTCGCATCGGGCGCGGCGGCCACACGGGGGTCTGCCTGCTCCTCACGCAGGCCGAGCCGGGGACGCCGGCGCGCGAGCGGCTGGCCGCCGTGGCCGGGACCCGGGACGGCTTCGCCCTCGCCGAGGTCGACCTCGAGCAGCGGCGGGAGGGCGACGTGCTGGGCTCCAGCCAGTCCGGGCGCCGCTCCAGCCTGCGGCTGCTGCGCGTCCTGGACGACGGCGACCTCATCGCGCACGCCCGCGACCTGGCCGCCCGCTGCGTCGCCGACCCCGACCTGGCGGACGACCCGGGGCTCTCCGACATCGTCACCGACGTCGAGCGTCGCGCGGCGGGCGACTGGCTGGAGCGGACGTGA
- the rsmD gene encoding 16S rRNA (guanine(966)-N(2))-methyltransferase RsmD, translating into MSRIVAGSRGGRRLETPTGDLTRPTSDRVREALFSALASWAGTAAEPPAEALAGLAFVDLYAGSGAIGLEAASRGAAPVLLVESDARTATLARRNVAALDLGAAVRSTPVETLARLRADQAYDVAFADPPYALAAERLDAVVADLVAHGWLVPDGLLVLERSSRTPAPAWPAAVADSWVRSYGETVLHFAQLAPEGGGTASVAP; encoded by the coding sequence GTGAGCCGCATCGTGGCCGGCAGCCGCGGCGGCCGACGGCTCGAGACCCCCACCGGGGACCTGACACGGCCGACGTCCGACCGCGTCCGGGAGGCCCTCTTCTCCGCGCTGGCCTCCTGGGCGGGCACGGCGGCCGAGCCGCCCGCCGAGGCGCTGGCGGGGCTGGCGTTCGTCGACCTCTACGCCGGCTCCGGCGCGATCGGGCTCGAGGCCGCGAGCCGGGGTGCCGCACCGGTGCTGCTGGTCGAGTCCGACGCCCGCACCGCGACCCTCGCCCGGCGGAACGTGGCCGCCCTCGACCTCGGGGCCGCCGTCCGCTCGACCCCGGTCGAGACCCTGGCCCGGCTCCGGGCCGACCAGGCGTACGACGTCGCCTTCGCCGACCCGCCGTACGCGCTCGCCGCCGAGCGGCTGGACGCCGTCGTCGCCGACCTGGTCGCGCACGGGTGGCTGGTGCCGGACGGGCTGCTGGTGCTCGAGCGCTCGAGCCGGACGCCCGCGCCGGCCTGGCCCGCGGCGGTCGCCGACAGCTGGGTGCGCTCGTACGGGGAGACCGTCCTGCACTTCGCCCAGCTCGCGCCCGAGGGCGGCGGCACCGCTAGCGTCGCGCCATGA
- the coaD gene encoding pantetheine-phosphate adenylyltransferase produces the protein MTTAVCPGSFDPVTLGHLDVIGRSAAAFEHLVVAVGRNAGKRSLFTAAERVELLVEVCAPFGNVSVEEFDGLLVDFCTARGATVICKGLRGASDTDYEVQMAQLNRRLTGVETLFLPTAPELSFVSSTRVRELAAYGADLSDLVPPAVAARTRAKVQDGR, from the coding sequence ATGACGACCGCGGTCTGCCCCGGCTCCTTCGACCCGGTGACGCTGGGGCACCTCGACGTGATCGGCCGCTCCGCCGCCGCCTTCGAGCACCTGGTGGTCGCGGTCGGGCGCAACGCCGGCAAGCGGTCGCTGTTCACCGCCGCCGAGCGGGTCGAGCTGCTCGTCGAGGTCTGCGCCCCCTTCGGCAACGTGAGCGTCGAGGAGTTCGACGGGCTGCTGGTCGACTTCTGCACCGCCCGCGGCGCCACGGTGATCTGCAAGGGGCTGCGGGGCGCCTCCGACACCGACTACGAGGTGCAGATGGCCCAGCTCAACCGCCGGCTGACCGGCGTCGAGACCCTCTTCCTGCCGACGGCGCCGGAGCTGTCCTTCGTCTCCTCGACGCGCGTCCGCGAGCTGGCGGCGTACGGGGCGGACCTGTCGGACCTCGTCCCGCCCGCGGTTGCGGCCCGGACGCGCGCCAAGGTGCAGGACGGTCGCTGA
- a CDS encoding YceD family protein, whose product MSASQRSTDRHSADRRSPLVFDVRLLGRRAGAMTKVDTTVPAPAGLGIEVIGVPEGAPIELDLRLESVVEGVLATGTARLEAVGECVRCLREVTVPVEVDVQELFVYDASTEAGYDEEDEVSLVQGDLIDLEPVLRDDVVLDLPFQPLCTPDCSGLCPVCGARLDDDPGHHHDAAVDPRWSALGALDLGAPSDQVVEQPASHPYNRSGPAQGEESSR is encoded by the coding sequence ATGAGTGCGTCCCAGCGCTCCACCGACCGTCACTCCGCCGACCGTCGTTCCCCGCTCGTCTTCGACGTCCGGCTCCTCGGACGACGGGCGGGCGCGATGACGAAGGTCGACACGACCGTCCCCGCCCCGGCCGGCCTCGGCATCGAGGTCATCGGCGTGCCCGAGGGCGCACCCATCGAGCTCGACCTGCGCCTCGAGTCGGTCGTCGAGGGCGTCCTCGCCACCGGCACGGCCCGGCTGGAGGCGGTCGGGGAGTGCGTCCGCTGCCTCCGCGAGGTCACCGTGCCCGTCGAGGTCGACGTGCAGGAGCTCTTCGTCTACGACGCGAGCACCGAGGCGGGCTACGACGAGGAGGACGAGGTCAGCCTCGTCCAGGGCGACCTGATCGACCTCGAGCCGGTCCTGCGCGACGACGTCGTGCTCGACCTGCCCTTCCAGCCGCTGTGCACCCCGGACTGCTCGGGCCTGTGCCCGGTCTGCGGCGCACGGCTCGACGACGACCCGGGGCACCACCACGACGCCGCCGTGGACCCCCGCTGGTCCGCGCTCGGCGCCCTGGACCTGGGCGCGCCGTCCGACCAGGTGGTGGAGCAGCCCGCTTCCCATCCGTACAATCGATCCGGCCCTGCGCAGGGCGAGGAGTCGTCCCGCTGA